A region from the Solibacillus sp. FSL H8-0523 genome encodes:
- a CDS encoding ABC transporter ATP-binding protein encodes MNEMENILVVNNLQTSFSTDGGEVRAVDGVSFTVPKGKTIGIVGESGSGKSITSLSILRLLAANGKTKGGEILFKGKDLLKLSDKGMREIRGNQISMIFQEPMTSLNPVYTVGQQISETLKIHKKLGKKEAMQQSVEMLKLVGIPSPEKRVKQYPYELSGGMRQRVMIAMALACDPEILIADEPTTALDVTIQAQILELIRDLQNRLGMSVIMITHDLGVVAETCDYVAVMYAGQVVEYSDVRTLFKNPKHPYTLGLLNSLPRHDIDQERLIPIKGMVPSPHEMPVGCRFAPRCPVATELCHQKQPDLLATGNENGEQIRCWMYSDEWDGESEVTLYGEKRTVKG; translated from the coding sequence ATGAATGAAATGGAAAATATTTTAGTTGTAAATAACTTACAAACATCATTTAGTACGGATGGTGGAGAAGTGCGTGCGGTAGATGGTGTAAGCTTTACCGTTCCAAAAGGAAAAACAATTGGTATTGTAGGAGAATCGGGTTCTGGGAAAAGTATTACATCGTTATCCATTTTACGACTACTCGCAGCAAACGGTAAAACAAAGGGCGGGGAAATTCTTTTTAAAGGAAAAGACCTATTAAAACTATCAGACAAGGGCATGCGTGAAATTCGAGGAAATCAAATTTCAATGATTTTCCAAGAACCGATGACATCACTTAACCCTGTTTATACAGTTGGACAACAAATTAGTGAAACGCTAAAAATCCACAAAAAATTAGGGAAAAAAGAAGCCATGCAGCAATCGGTCGAAATGCTGAAGCTTGTAGGAATTCCATCTCCTGAAAAACGTGTAAAACAATATCCATACGAACTGTCAGGAGGGATGCGTCAACGTGTCATGATTGCGATGGCACTTGCGTGTGACCCAGAAATTTTAATCGCCGATGAACCAACAACAGCGCTCGATGTAACCATTCAAGCACAAATTTTAGAATTAATCCGTGACCTTCAAAACCGTTTAGGCATGTCCGTAATTATGATTACCCATGACCTTGGGGTTGTAGCAGAAACATGTGATTATGTTGCGGTAATGTATGCAGGTCAAGTGGTAGAGTACTCGGATGTGCGCACGCTATTTAAAAATCCGAAGCACCCTTACACATTAGGCTTACTGAATTCATTACCACGTCATGATATCGACCAAGAGCGTTTAATTCCGATTAAAGGAATGGTGCCAAGTCCCCATGAAATGCCAGTGGGTTGCCGATTTGCACCGCGTTGTCCTGTTGCAACGGAGCTTTGTCATCAGAAGCAGCCAGATTTATTAGCAACAGGCAATGAAAACGGCGAGCAAATTCGCTGCTGGATGTATTCAGATGAATGGGATGGAGAATCGGAGGTGACGCTATATGGCGAAAAAAGAACTGTTAAAGGTTGA
- a CDS encoding ABC transporter permease: protein MTKYIIRRLLQTIPVLIGVSILVFSLMFLIPGDPAQVMAGEGASEQTVENLREKLGLNDPAYVQYGRFLGNALQGDLGNSVRSGRPVMEEIQARFWITVEVSVYATILAVFLGLIAGIISAVRHYTLTDVSIMIIALFGLSMPNFWLGLLLIQWFALGNLPLGIDLPEFLKMRPSGWGESWRQMVLPVITLGTGGAAIIARMTRSSMLEVIGQDYIRTARAKGVSERIVIYRHALKNALIPVVTVIGLEFGGFLGGAVLTESIFAINGMGRLTIDAIRQRDFPIVQGTVLVISLLFVLVNLLVDISYKFLNKRIDLN, encoded by the coding sequence ATGACTAAATATATTATTCGTCGTTTGTTACAAACGATCCCAGTATTAATTGGGGTATCGATTTTAGTATTCTCGTTGATGTTCCTTATTCCTGGTGACCCTGCACAGGTTATGGCAGGGGAAGGTGCATCCGAGCAAACAGTAGAAAATTTACGTGAAAAGCTAGGGTTAAATGATCCGGCTTACGTTCAATATGGTCGATTTTTAGGTAATGCCTTACAAGGTGATTTAGGGAACTCGGTGCGTAGTGGTCGTCCTGTAATGGAGGAAATTCAAGCACGTTTTTGGATTACTGTTGAAGTATCGGTGTATGCCACGATTTTAGCGGTCTTTCTTGGATTAATTGCTGGGATTATTTCAGCGGTACGTCATTATACGCTAACAGACGTATCAATTATGATTATTGCCTTATTCGGCTTATCAATGCCGAACTTCTGGTTAGGTCTTTTATTAATTCAATGGTTTGCTTTAGGTAATTTACCACTTGGTATAGATTTACCAGAATTCTTGAAAATGAGGCCATCCGGTTGGGGTGAATCGTGGCGTCAAATGGTATTACCTGTGATTACACTCGGTACCGGTGGTGCAGCAATTATCGCACGTATGACACGTTCTTCAATGTTAGAAGTTATTGGTCAAGATTATATTCGTACAGCGCGTGCAAAAGGGGTTTCTGAACGTATTGTGATTTATCGTCATGCACTTAAAAATGCACTGATTCCAGTTGTAACGGTTATCGGTTTAGAATTCGGTGGTTTCTTAGGCGGTGCAGTATTAACGGAATCAATTTTTGCAATTAACGGGATGGGTCGTTTAACGATTGATGCGATTAGGCAGCGAGATTTCCCTATCGTACAAGGAACAGTACTCGTCATTTCCTTACTGTTCGTACTCGTAAACTTACTTGTAGATATTTCATACAAGTTCTTAAATAAACGAATTGACTTGAACTAA
- the nikC gene encoding nickel transporter permease, which translates to MSTTQTEKNPSNVQKSSPRAEAFKTFMKRLLKNKAAVVGGLIILFIILVGLIGPFLVKTDPNAQNLLNKLQAPSKEHWFGTDNFGRDIFSRIVHGTKLTLMVGFLSVIIGGVLGVVLGIIAGYYGGTVDTITMRIMDILLAFPGMLLALAIVSVLGGSLINVIIAVGIFSIPAFARIVRGSTLQVKKLEYIDAVRALGASDIRIIFKHILPNILSPIMVQATMRIATAILTAAGLAYLGLGAQPPTPEWGAMLSDGRTYMHNASHMVLIPGIMIVVVVLAFNIFGDGLRDALDPKMKQ; encoded by the coding sequence TTGAGTACGACACAGACAGAGAAAAATCCTTCTAATGTACAAAAAAGTAGTCCTCGTGCAGAAGCTTTCAAAACGTTTATGAAACGTTTATTGAAAAACAAAGCGGCTGTAGTTGGTGGACTTATTATTCTTTTTATCATTTTAGTAGGCTTAATTGGACCGTTTTTAGTGAAAACAGATCCAAATGCACAGAATTTACTGAACAAGCTTCAAGCACCATCGAAGGAACATTGGTTTGGTACGGATAACTTTGGCCGTGATATTTTTTCAAGGATTGTTCATGGTACAAAGTTAACATTAATGGTTGGTTTCTTATCGGTTATTATCGGTGGGGTATTAGGTGTTGTGTTAGGGATTATTGCTGGGTATTACGGTGGTACGGTTGATACGATTACAATGCGTATTATGGATATTTTATTAGCATTCCCAGGGATGTTATTAGCTCTTGCAATTGTTTCTGTATTAGGCGGTAGCTTAATAAACGTAATTATTGCGGTAGGGATTTTCTCGATACCGGCATTTGCCCGTATCGTACGTGGCTCGACCTTACAAGTAAAAAAACTCGAATACATCGATGCGGTGAGGGCATTAGGGGCATCAGATATACGAATTATTTTCAAACATATTTTACCGAATATTCTGTCTCCAATTATGGTACAAGCAACAATGCGTATTGCAACAGCAATTTTAACGGCGGCAGGCTTAGCCTACTTAGGTTTAGGTGCGCAGCCTCCAACACCTGAATGGGGCGCGATGTTAAGTGATGGTCGTACGTATATGCATAACGCAAGTCACATGGTATTAATTCCAGGGATAATGATTGTTGTTGTTGTATTAGCGTTCAATATTTTCGGTGATGGATTACGTGATGCACTCGATCCAAAAATGAAACAATAG
- a CDS encoding glutathione ABC transporter substrate-binding protein produces MSFSKKSLWMLLLTFTLALVLAACGGDDEEDTSTNTGDTGTENTDSGKTEDTTATGGGDLIIAELSDAQSLDPHGSNDVSSSNVQSNIYETLVNRDADGNLVPGLAESWTQVDELTWEFKLKQGVTFHDGEAFNATAVKTSFDRILDPKVASPRAFLFEMVTEVKVVDEATVQFVTEYPFSPLLAHLTHNGGGIISPKSIADDYAALTGDTAAGSVIGTNPVGTGPFKFVSWTPGTEIKLEKFADYAGTPAKVDTVTIKVVPEMATRVAELQSGYAHIIGTVEPGQVANVNSSDGASVLETPSSSLTYIGFNTQKAPFDNPKVRQAISKAINRTSLIDGIYEGYGIPAISPLSPGIFGYTEDVTSMAYNLDEAKALLEEAGFADGFSTTIWTNDNPARQNVAIVLQEELKKINVDVQIEVLEWGAYLEKTAAGEHDMFILGWSNATADADYGLYALFHSSQHGDPGNRSFYTSPKVDELLDAGRREADQTAREAIYKEALQLISDESPMAFVLHPYNLTGVSDKVKGFNVGTDSIYQLRDVTITE; encoded by the coding sequence ATGTCATTTTCTAAAAAGTCGCTTTGGATGTTACTTCTTACGTTTACGCTTGCATTAGTACTTGCTGCATGTGGCGGAGACGATGAGGAAGATACATCAACAAACACGGGCGATACCGGAACTGAAAACACAGATTCGGGCAAAACTGAAGACACTACAGCTACTGGTGGCGGCGATTTAATAATCGCTGAATTATCAGATGCACAATCTTTAGATCCACACGGTTCTAACGACGTATCATCTTCAAATGTTCAATCTAATATTTATGAAACTTTAGTAAATCGTGATGCAGACGGGAACTTAGTACCTGGTTTAGCAGAATCTTGGACACAAGTTGATGAATTAACTTGGGAATTCAAATTAAAACAAGGTGTTACTTTCCATGACGGCGAAGCATTCAATGCTACAGCTGTTAAAACTTCATTCGATCGTATTTTAGATCCAAAAGTTGCATCTCCACGTGCATTCTTATTCGAAATGGTAACGGAAGTAAAAGTAGTTGATGAAGCGACAGTTCAATTTGTTACTGAATATCCATTCTCACCTTTACTTGCGCACTTAACGCATAACGGTGGTGGTATCATTTCACCAAAATCAATTGCTGATGATTATGCAGCACTAACAGGTGATACAGCTGCTGGTTCAGTAATCGGTACAAACCCAGTAGGTACTGGTCCATTCAAGTTCGTTTCTTGGACACCAGGTACTGAAATTAAATTAGAAAAATTCGCTGACTATGCAGGAACTCCTGCAAAAGTTGATACAGTAACAATTAAAGTAGTACCAGAAATGGCTACTCGTGTTGCTGAATTACAATCTGGCTATGCACACATCATTGGTACAGTTGAGCCAGGTCAAGTTGCAAACGTAAACTCTTCAGATGGCGCTTCAGTTTTAGAAACTCCATCTTCATCTTTAACTTACATTGGCTTTAACACACAAAAAGCACCATTCGATAACCCGAAAGTACGTCAAGCAATTTCTAAAGCAATCAACCGTACTTCGTTAATCGATGGTATTTATGAAGGTTACGGTATTCCTGCGATTTCACCATTATCTCCTGGTATCTTCGGTTACACAGAAGATGTGACTTCAATGGCTTATAACCTTGATGAAGCAAAAGCTTTATTAGAGGAAGCTGGCTTCGCTGACGGCTTCTCTACAACAATTTGGACAAACGATAACCCTGCGCGTCAAAACGTAGCAATCGTTTTACAAGAAGAATTAAAGAAAATTAACGTTGATGTTCAAATCGAAGTTTTAGAGTGGGGCGCGTACTTAGAGAAAACAGCTGCTGGTGAGCATGACATGTTCATCTTAGGTTGGTCTAATGCTACTGCTGATGCTGACTACGGTTTATATGCATTATTCCACTCTTCACAACATGGTGACCCAGGTAACCGTTCATTCTACACTAGTCCTAAAGTAGATGAATTATTAGATGCAGGTCGTCGTGAAGCAGATCAAACTGCTCGTGAAGCAATCTACAAAGAAGCGTTACAACTAATTTCAGACGAGTCGCCAATGGCATTCGTATTACACCCATACAACTTAACAGGTGTATCTGATAAAGTTAAAGGCTTCAATGTTGGTACAGACAGCATTTATCAATTACGTGATGTAACAATTACTGAATAA
- a CDS encoding SGNH/GDSL hydrolase family protein yields the protein MRKWLFALLILLLLPTQALANEREVYIALGDSLAAGQTSYSQIDAGYTDFIALQLERQGRLAHFSKELTFPGYRVSNVIETVKSEQAQALLKEATVITISAGANDLLPLIAHNPQKGTMNFSQLNANFALNHVREKMDELLQLVREKAPNATIYVMGYYFPYVSVHNEQMAGATAALQLMNEILKQQATKAGATFVDVYDDFEQERANYLPNVSDVHPNQLGYLVMANAMLRNYSGNDSLQLSEVDLPPPNPKSFEELLELQEQRQTTPVALHLLTAPRAIYV from the coding sequence ATGCGCAAGTGGTTGTTCGCGCTACTAATTTTGTTATTGTTACCAACACAAGCTCTGGCAAATGAACGTGAAGTGTATATCGCGCTCGGCGATTCTTTAGCCGCAGGACAAACATCGTATTCACAAATCGATGCCGGCTATACAGATTTTATTGCATTACAGCTTGAACGTCAGGGAAGGTTAGCTCATTTCTCAAAGGAGCTCACTTTTCCTGGTTACCGAGTAAGTAACGTCATTGAGACGGTTAAATCCGAGCAGGCACAAGCTTTACTAAAAGAAGCAACGGTCATTACGATTTCAGCTGGGGCTAATGATTTATTGCCACTCATTGCACATAATCCGCAAAAGGGGACGATGAATTTTTCGCAGTTAAATGCCAATTTTGCGTTAAATCATGTCCGTGAAAAAATGGATGAGCTCTTGCAGCTGGTCCGTGAAAAAGCACCGAATGCTACGATTTATGTGATGGGCTATTATTTCCCTTATGTCAGTGTGCACAACGAGCAGATGGCAGGGGCAACAGCAGCACTTCAGTTAATGAATGAGATTTTAAAACAGCAGGCAACAAAAGCAGGCGCAACCTTTGTAGATGTCTACGATGACTTTGAACAAGAGCGCGCAAACTACTTGCCGAATGTCAGTGATGTGCATCCAAATCAGCTTGGCTATTTAGTAATGGCGAATGCGATGCTAAGAAACTATAGTGGAAATGACTCCTTGCAGTTAAGCGAGGTCGATTTACCACCACCAAATCCGAAATCATTTGAAGAACTACTCGAGCTGCAAGAGCAAAGGCAAACAACACCCGTTGCGTTGCATTTACTTACTGCACCGCGCGCTATTTATGTATAG
- a CDS encoding aminopeptidase: MTFEEKLEQFADLAVKIGANVQKGQYLLINTSTDTLDFTRIVVKKAYEAGAGRVHVNLTDASFERAYYENVTVEETANFPKWVVAQREELIERKGALLWIDAENPDLLAGIDAEKIGAQQKAAGNALVNYRKAVMNDAIAWSIIAVPSQRWAAKVFPELPENEQVDALWDAIFKTVRIGEGNAVENWEAHIATLHARADQLNAKKYAKLHYTAPGTDLTIELPEKHLWKSGSSQTPAGSTFIANMPTEEVFTLPAKFGVNGYVSNTKPLVYKGNIIDDFKLTFEGGKIVKAEAGEGQVLLQQLIDSDEGSRYLGEVALVPHESPISASNILYYNTLFDENASNHLAIGEAYPTCYEGGKELEKGQLEALGINTSITHEDFMIGSAEMNIDGILADGTVEPIFRNGNWAF; the protein is encoded by the coding sequence ATGACATTTGAAGAAAAATTAGAGCAGTTTGCCGATTTAGCCGTAAAAATTGGTGCTAATGTTCAAAAGGGTCAATATTTATTAATCAATACTTCTACGGATACGTTAGATTTCACACGTATCGTTGTCAAAAAAGCATACGAAGCAGGTGCTGGACGTGTGCATGTGAACTTAACAGATGCAAGCTTCGAGCGTGCTTACTATGAAAATGTCACGGTTGAAGAAACAGCAAATTTCCCAAAATGGGTTGTGGCACAACGTGAAGAATTAATCGAACGCAAAGGTGCCTTACTTTGGATCGATGCAGAAAATCCAGATTTATTAGCAGGAATCGATGCAGAAAAAATCGGCGCGCAGCAAAAAGCAGCGGGTAACGCATTAGTAAACTACCGTAAAGCGGTAATGAACGATGCAATTGCCTGGTCAATTATCGCTGTACCATCACAAAGATGGGCAGCAAAAGTGTTCCCAGAGTTACCGGAAAACGAGCAAGTCGATGCATTATGGGATGCGATTTTCAAAACAGTGCGCATCGGTGAAGGGAATGCCGTTGAAAACTGGGAAGCACATATTGCAACCTTACATGCACGCGCGGACCAATTAAACGCAAAAAAATATGCAAAATTACATTACACAGCACCAGGTACAGACCTGACAATCGAATTACCTGAAAAGCATTTATGGAAAAGCGGCAGCAGTCAAACACCTGCTGGTTCAACGTTTATCGCCAATATGCCAACAGAAGAGGTATTCACATTACCTGCAAAATTCGGTGTAAACGGCTATGTCTCAAACACGAAGCCACTGGTTTATAAAGGCAATATTATCGATGACTTCAAGCTAACATTTGAAGGTGGGAAAATCGTGAAAGCCGAAGCAGGTGAAGGCCAAGTGTTATTACAACAATTAATCGATTCAGATGAAGGTTCTCGTTATTTAGGTGAAGTTGCTTTAGTACCGCACGAATCACCAATTTCAGCGTCAAACATTCTTTATTACAACACATTATTTGATGAAAACGCATCGAATCACTTAGCAATCGGTGAAGCATATCCAACGTGCTACGAGGGTGGCAAAGAGCTAGAAAAGGGTCAGTTAGAAGCATTAGGTATTAATACATCAATCACGCACGAAGATTTCATGATTGGTAGCGCAGAGATGAATATCGACGGTATTTTAGCAGATGGCACAGTAGAACCAATCTTCCGCAACGGAAACTGGGCATTCTAA
- a CDS encoding DEAD/DEAH box helicase encodes MSVINLLNERLQNKWSFDTTMKIQDEMIPAMIEGKDIVAESPTGSGKTLAFMLPILNKVDGSKKKTQALIVAPSQELAMQIVEVIREWTEGTDITVQQLIGGANSARQIEKLKKKPTIVVGTPGRLNELARQGKLKLREIETVVLDECDQLLSREYRVVVKSFIEDAAFGRQVVVVSATITEEIQLVAERLMVEPVAIQIKPEDMVKFGKVVHSFIKVDERDKTDMLRRLSNIDGMRGLAFVNNIDQVLMKQSKLEYRDAPIVALHSDMKKDERKKALDSFRNGEARILIATDIAARGLDISGLTHVVHVDVPRTVEQYTHRSGRTGRAGADGEVLTLLSYQDEKTYKKWLRELSLKGVQKVWSQGELIEGNAKTVAASKSAAAPAKRAEKKPYKAKNDKKGMTFSKKKEQ; translated from the coding sequence ATGTCAGTTATCAATTTACTAAATGAAAGACTTCAAAATAAATGGTCGTTTGACACGACAATGAAAATCCAAGATGAAATGATTCCAGCAATGATTGAAGGAAAAGACATTGTCGCAGAATCTCCAACAGGATCGGGTAAAACATTAGCGTTTATGTTACCAATTTTAAACAAAGTAGACGGTTCAAAAAAGAAAACACAAGCATTAATCGTCGCACCATCACAAGAGCTTGCGATGCAAATCGTTGAAGTCATCCGTGAATGGACAGAAGGCACAGACATTACGGTCCAACAATTAATCGGTGGGGCAAACTCTGCACGTCAAATTGAGAAGTTAAAGAAAAAGCCAACTATCGTAGTTGGTACGCCAGGTCGTTTAAATGAATTAGCGCGCCAAGGTAAATTAAAGCTAAGAGAAATTGAAACGGTTGTATTAGATGAGTGTGATCAATTACTAAGCCGCGAGTACCGCGTAGTGGTTAAATCATTTATTGAAGACGCTGCATTTGGTCGCCAAGTCGTTGTTGTATCAGCAACAATTACAGAGGAAATCCAACTTGTCGCAGAGCGCTTAATGGTAGAACCAGTAGCGATTCAAATTAAGCCAGAAGATATGGTGAAGTTTGGTAAAGTCGTACACTCATTCATCAAAGTAGATGAGCGTGACAAAACGGATATGCTACGTCGCTTATCAAACATTGACGGTATGCGCGGTTTAGCGTTTGTTAACAACATCGACCAAGTATTAATGAAGCAAAGTAAGCTTGAATACCGAGACGCACCGATTGTCGCACTTCACTCAGATATGAAAAAAGATGAGCGTAAAAAAGCACTTGATTCATTCCGTAATGGCGAAGCACGTATTTTAATCGCAACTGATATCGCAGCACGTGGGTTAGATATTTCAGGTTTAACACATGTTGTCCATGTTGACGTCCCACGTACAGTTGAACAATACACACACCGTTCTGGTCGTACAGGTCGTGCAGGTGCAGACGGTGAAGTATTAACGTTACTTTCGTATCAAGATGAAAAAACGTATAAAAAATGGTTACGTGAACTATCATTAAAGGGTGTTCAAAAAGTATGGAGCCAAGGTGAGTTAATCGAAGGTAATGCGAAAACAGTCGCGGCTTCAAAATCAGCAGCAGCACCAGCAAAAAGAGCAGAAAAAAAGCCGTACAAAGCAAAAAATGATAAAAAGGGTATGACATTCAGCAAGAAGAAGGAGCAATAA
- a CDS encoding acetyl-CoA C-acetyltransferase produces the protein MKNVYIIDGARTAFTTFGGSFASTDAVKLGTATAIEALKRAGVGAEQVDHVVYGGVITTGANSAYLGRHIGLYAGVPLEVPALTLNRLCGSGMQSVISAAQMIQLGEGDVVLAGGAENMSQAPYSNFEQRFNGAKMGNLQFIDMLQATLTDQYTGSGMGLTAEKLAEQYDISREEQDAFAVLSNDRAAQARLAGKFAQEIVPVVLQTRKGDVTVDTDEHIKEGTTVEALAKLRPAFKKDGTVTAANASGINDGAASVVVASEDFVQAQGLKPIARIVSWGITGVDPTIMGIGPAPAIREALKRADLTIADIDLFEINEAFAAQYIAVEKELGLDREKTNVNGGAIALGHPVGASGTRVIIAAAYELARRNGRYAVASLCIGGGQGIALVIERV, from the coding sequence ATGAAAAATGTATATATTATAGATGGGGCACGTACAGCATTTACAACGTTTGGTGGCTCATTTGCGTCAACGGATGCAGTTAAGCTAGGAACTGCAACAGCAATTGAAGCATTAAAACGCGCGGGTGTAGGAGCTGAACAAGTAGACCATGTTGTTTACGGAGGCGTGATTACAACAGGAGCGAACTCAGCGTATTTAGGACGTCATATCGGTCTTTATGCAGGAGTGCCACTAGAAGTACCAGCATTAACATTAAATCGATTATGTGGCTCAGGGATGCAGTCAGTCATTTCAGCAGCACAAATGATCCAGCTAGGCGAAGGGGATGTCGTGTTAGCCGGTGGTGCGGAAAATATGTCACAAGCACCGTATTCGAATTTCGAGCAGCGTTTTAACGGAGCAAAAATGGGCAATTTACAATTTATCGATATGTTACAAGCGACATTAACGGATCAATATACAGGGTCAGGCATGGGGTTAACTGCTGAAAAATTAGCAGAGCAATATGACATCTCACGTGAGGAGCAAGATGCATTTGCTGTGCTTTCAAATGACCGCGCCGCACAAGCACGTTTAGCAGGAAAATTTGCACAAGAAATCGTACCAGTTGTGCTTCAGACACGTAAAGGTGATGTTACGGTTGATACCGATGAGCATATTAAAGAAGGAACAACAGTCGAAGCGCTTGCGAAATTACGTCCAGCCTTTAAAAAGGATGGTACGGTAACCGCAGCAAATGCATCAGGCATTAATGACGGCGCGGCATCAGTCGTAGTGGCAAGTGAAGATTTTGTACAAGCACAAGGCTTAAAACCGATTGCTCGTATTGTCAGTTGGGGAATTACAGGTGTGGACCCAACGATTATGGGAATTGGACCAGCACCAGCCATTCGTGAGGCATTAAAGCGTGCAGACTTAACCATTGCGGATATCGATTTATTCGAAATTAACGAAGCTTTCGCGGCACAATACATCGCCGTTGAAAAAGAGCTTGGCTTAGACCGTGAGAAAACAAATGTCAATGGTGGCGCAATTGCACTTGGTCACCCAGTTGGTGCAAGTGGGACACGTGTCATCATAGCGGCTGCTTATGAACTAGCACGTCGCAATGGTCGCTATGCAGTGGCAAGTCTTTGCATCGGCGGTGGACAAGGGATTGCATTAGTAATTGAACGCGTATAA
- a CDS encoding acyl-CoA dehydrogenase family protein gives MEIYTEEHEMFRKALRKMLDKEAYPHFERWEQARDIPREFWLKLGESGFLCPMVGERYGGLGLDFGYAAILTEELERVGAGLASGIALHSDIVTPYIEAYGTEEQKQKWLPKSVTGELISAIAMTEPGAGSDLAGIQTTARRDGDYYILNGEKTFITNGIHADYVVVVCKTNPQAVPAYKGISLLVVETGTPGFKRGKKLDKIGMHCADTGELIFEDARVPVGNLLGEENRGFYYLMEKLQQERLIVALETQIEAECCLELTINYVKERKAFGSRIADFQNTQFKIAEMATEIELGRTYVDNLIKKHIAGQEIVKEVSMAKWWISEMAKRVVADCLQLHGGYGYMEEYEIARRYRDIPVAAIYAGTTEIMKGIIAKQILK, from the coding sequence TTGGAAATTTACACAGAAGAGCATGAGATGTTTCGAAAAGCGCTACGCAAAATGCTCGATAAAGAAGCGTACCCACATTTTGAACGTTGGGAGCAGGCACGCGATATTCCACGCGAATTTTGGTTGAAGCTTGGTGAGAGTGGCTTTTTATGTCCAATGGTAGGAGAAAGATACGGCGGGCTTGGGTTAGATTTCGGTTATGCTGCGATTTTAACTGAAGAGCTAGAGCGTGTTGGTGCGGGCCTTGCTAGTGGGATTGCGCTACATTCCGATATCGTAACACCATATATTGAAGCGTATGGTACCGAGGAACAAAAGCAAAAATGGCTACCGAAAAGTGTAACCGGTGAATTGATTTCGGCGATTGCGATGACCGAGCCAGGAGCAGGCTCCGATTTAGCGGGTATTCAAACAACAGCAAGACGTGACGGGGATTATTACATTTTAAACGGGGAAAAAACGTTTATTACAAATGGTATCCATGCTGATTATGTCGTCGTTGTTTGTAAAACGAATCCGCAAGCAGTACCAGCCTATAAAGGAATCAGCTTACTCGTTGTCGAAACAGGCACACCTGGCTTTAAGCGTGGCAAGAAGCTCGATAAAATCGGCATGCATTGCGCTGATACAGGCGAGCTCATTTTTGAAGATGCACGTGTACCGGTTGGAAATTTACTGGGTGAAGAAAACCGAGGCTTCTATTATTTGATGGAAAAATTACAGCAAGAACGATTAATCGTCGCACTTGAAACGCAAATTGAAGCGGAATGCTGCCTAGAATTAACGATCAATTATGTGAAAGAGCGAAAAGCATTTGGTAGCCGAATTGCTGATTTCCAAAATACACAATTTAAAATTGCCGAAATGGCAACTGAAATTGAGCTTGGACGTACATATGTGGACAATTTGATTAAAAAGCATATTGCAGGGCAAGAAATCGTGAAAGAAGTATCGATGGCAAAATGGTGGATTAGTGAAATGGCTAAGCGCGTTGTCGCGGATTGCCTACAGCTTCACGGGGGCTATGGCTATATGGAAGAATACGAGATTGCAAGGCGTTACCGTGATATCCCGGTCGCGGCCATTTATGCAGGAACGACAGAAATTATGAAGGGCATTATTGCCAAGCAAATTTTGAAATAA